From the genome of bacterium, one region includes:
- a CDS encoding glutamine synthetase: MNQEALHRVPSIQPLCEFLGKDPADFHKADLVRYCAAKQIRRLILRYIALDGRIRELICPISDENYLYKLLAFGERVDGSSLFPGLFAHTSSDLYVVPVYETAFQDPFDPAALSVICRFFGKDGLPARETPEEALRSAFERLKAATGFELWAMGEMEYYLILDKKDDRFTGLTQRNYHQSSPFSHGGAILRDVIDKLSAISGAVKYGHGEVGYLDCIESQDPELDGKRVEQQEVELLPRPAPAAAVLTTLATWTIRNCANLAGASATFAPKLDPRLAGSGMHLHLALVRNGINVMDDGAGGLSDVAVKMIGGLLKHADLLVALGNTVASSFLRLGSGMETPMSVCWSAYNREAMIRVPLGWQGAESMEHAANPFEPLPAPMSEPRQTVELRSPDASAFTFLLLTAICRAAEDGLTGPDSTALAMKLRVTPDGNPGTRNDSGLPKLPTCCADGAAALSKNRSFLEDGGVVCPALIDHAVRKLESERDRELPEELSRLPRKQRELLTRRIMHKDLHKH; encoded by the coding sequence GTGAATCAGGAAGCTCTACACCGGGTGCCGTCCATTCAGCCGCTGTGTGAATTTCTCGGCAAGGATCCGGCCGATTTTCACAAGGCCGACCTCGTCCGCTATTGCGCCGCGAAGCAGATCCGGCGGCTCATTCTCCGCTACATCGCTCTCGACGGGCGCATCCGCGAGCTGATCTGCCCGATATCGGACGAAAATTACCTTTACAAGCTGCTCGCGTTCGGCGAGCGGGTGGACGGCTCCAGCCTGTTTCCCGGTCTATTCGCGCACACTTCGAGCGACCTTTACGTGGTTCCCGTTTACGAGACCGCGTTCCAGGATCCGTTCGATCCCGCGGCGCTTTCCGTAATCTGCCGGTTTTTCGGCAAGGACGGACTTCCCGCGCGGGAAACTCCCGAAGAGGCGCTGCGCTCCGCATTCGAACGGCTCAAGGCCGCAACCGGATTCGAGCTGTGGGCGATGGGGGAGATGGAGTATTACCTGATTCTGGACAAAAAAGACGACAGGTTCACCGGGCTAACCCAGCGCAACTACCATCAAAGCTCGCCTTTTTCGCACGGCGGCGCGATCCTGCGCGACGTCATCGACAAGCTCTCGGCGATTTCGGGAGCGGTCAAGTACGGACACGGCGAGGTCGGCTACCTGGACTGCATCGAAAGCCAGGATCCCGAACTCGACGGCAAGCGCGTGGAGCAGCAGGAAGTCGAGCTTCTGCCCCGCCCCGCGCCCGCCGCGGCCGTCCTGACGACGCTCGCGACGTGGACGATCCGCAACTGCGCCAACCTTGCCGGCGCAAGCGCCACGTTCGCGCCGAAACTCGACCCCCGGCTTGCGGGAAGCGGGATGCACCTGCACCTCGCGCTCGTCAGAAACGGCATAAACGTGATGGACGACGGCGCGGGCGGGCTTTCGGACGTCGCCGTTAAAATGATCGGCGGGCTTTTGAAGCATGCCGACCTGCTCGTCGCGCTGGGAAACACCGTCGCAAGCTCGTTCCTGCGGCTGGGCAGCGGGATGGAAACGCCGATGTCGGTTTGCTGGAGCGCCTACAACCGGGAAGCGATGATCCGCGTTCCTCTGGGATGGCAAGGAGCCGAATCCATGGAGCATGCGGCCAATCCGTTCGAGCCTCTTCCTGCTCCCATGTCGGAGCCGAGACAGACCGTGGAGCTTCGCAGCCCGGACGCGAGCGCGTTCACGTTCCTGCTTCTTACGGCGATTTGCCGCGCCGCGGAGGACGGACTGACCGGCCCGGACAGCACGGCGCTTGCGATGAAGCTTCGCGTAACGCCCGATGGGAATCCGGGGACGCGCAACGATTCCGGGCTGCCGAAGCTTCCGACCTGCTGCGCGGACGGCGCGGCGGCGCTTTCCAAGAACCGCTCGTTCCTGGAGGACGGCGGCGTAGTCTGCCCGGCGCTGATAGACCACGCCGTAAGGAAGCTCGAATCGGAGCGGGACAGGGAACTGCCCGAGGAGCTTTCGAGGCTGCCGCGGAAACAGCGTGAGCTGTTGACGCGCAGGATAATGCACAAGGATCTGCACAAGCATTAG
- a CDS encoding methylmalonyl-CoA mutase family protein translates to MESSVKCEVRSKLRVVTAASLFDGHDAAINVIRRLLQAAGAEVIHLGHNRSVQEIVESAIEEDAQAIAVSSYQGGHLEFFKYMYDMLRERGAGHIRIYGGGGGVIVPEEIDELHAYGIARIFSPEDGRRMGLRGMIDFIVKECAEAPVPRPEAVLAELSVTNVGAVAAIISHAEECGERGEGIGEELTAKLIEKAQGNEAAKGMIPVVGITGTGGSGKSSLTDELVLRFLGDFKDKNIAVITVDPSRRKTGGALLGDRIRMNAIFDGRVYMRSMATRGSQSELSRAIREAILVCKAAGFDLVIVETSGIGQGDSSIVDIADLTLYVMTSEYGAASQLEKIDMLDFADIVVINKFERRGGEDALRDVRKQVQRNKGAFDKKPEEMPVFPTIASQFNDKGVNALYARLVSELNAKGNLNWESVLAKVAPQGMPDRRAIIPPERVNYLTEIAQTVRGYKAWAKEQADIADALYGIWAALSILGDDVPCRLADYPADAPAPASDAISDLRAEWAKHTARLDPRCRKMLAETPELYRDYSGDEFVYKVRGKEIRVPLWSESLSHTKIPKVILPKYRSWGDMLQWMLLENVPGRFPFTAGVFPFKRTYEDPTRMFAGEGTPERTNKRFHFLSSAYEAKRLSTAFDSVTLYGEDPAKRPDIYGKIGNSGVSVCTLDDMKKLYAGFDLCNPLTSVSMTINGPAPMILAMFFNTAIDQQVDKFRAEKGRAPSDEEYAEIKAAVLSNVRGTVQADILKEDQGQNTCIFSTEFALKMMGDIQQYFIDNNIRNFYSVSISGYHIAEAGANPISQLAFTLANGFTYVEYYRARGMDVNAFGPNLSFFFSNGMEAEYAVIGRVARRIWAIALRDLYGADERAQMLKYHIQTSGRSLHAQEISFNDIRTTLQALLAIYDNAQSLHTNAYDEAITTPTEESVRRALAIQMIVNREFGLVKCENASQGSFIIEELTNLVEEAVLDLFNQISERGGVLGAMELQFQRGRIQEESLYYEELKHSGQYPIIGVNTFQDPATLAPDWRPDTPPLIRSTEEEKAEQLNNLRAFQARNADKSTAALARLREVALTGGNIFGELMETVKYCSLGEITNLLYEVGGKYRRNM, encoded by the coding sequence ATGGAATCGAGCGTCAAATGTGAAGTGCGCAGCAAGCTGCGCGTCGTCACCGCCGCAAGCCTGTTCGACGGCCACGATGCGGCGATAAACGTCATCCGGCGGCTGCTGCAGGCCGCGGGCGCGGAGGTGATACATCTCGGGCACAACCGCAGCGTGCAGGAAATCGTGGAGAGCGCAATCGAGGAAGACGCGCAGGCGATAGCGGTGTCGAGCTACCAGGGCGGCCACCTGGAATTCTTCAAGTATATGTACGACATGCTTCGGGAGCGGGGCGCGGGCCACATCCGCATCTACGGCGGAGGCGGGGGGGTAATAGTCCCCGAGGAAATAGACGAGCTTCACGCGTACGGGATAGCGCGCATATTCAGTCCCGAAGACGGAAGGCGGATGGGATTGAGGGGCATGATCGACTTCATCGTGAAGGAATGCGCGGAGGCGCCAGTGCCGCGGCCGGAAGCGGTGCTTGCGGAATTGTCGGTGACGAACGTCGGCGCGGTGGCAGCGATAATCTCGCATGCGGAGGAGTGCGGCGAGCGCGGCGAAGGCATCGGAGAGGAGCTTACGGCGAAACTAATCGAAAAAGCCCAGGGGAACGAAGCCGCGAAGGGGATGATTCCCGTCGTCGGAATCACGGGCACGGGAGGCTCCGGCAAGTCCAGCTTGACGGACGAGCTTGTTCTTCGGTTCCTGGGCGATTTCAAAGACAAAAACATCGCGGTCATAACAGTGGATCCCAGCCGCCGCAAAACGGGGGGGGCGCTGTTGGGCGACCGCATCCGGATGAACGCGATATTCGACGGCCGCGTGTATATGCGCAGCATGGCGACGCGCGGCAGCCAGAGCGAGCTATCGCGCGCGATACGCGAAGCCATACTGGTCTGCAAGGCCGCGGGATTCGATCTCGTCATTGTCGAGACGAGCGGAATAGGGCAGGGCGATTCTTCGATCGTGGACATCGCGGATTTGACGCTGTACGTGATGACGTCGGAATACGGCGCGGCCAGCCAGCTGGAAAAAATCGACATGCTCGATTTCGCCGACATCGTCGTCATCAACAAATTCGAGCGCAGGGGAGGGGAGGACGCGCTTCGCGACGTGCGCAAGCAGGTGCAGCGCAACAAGGGGGCGTTCGACAAGAAACCGGAGGAAATGCCGGTTTTTCCGACAATAGCCAGCCAGTTCAACGACAAGGGCGTCAACGCGCTGTACGCCAGGCTCGTAAGCGAGCTTAACGCGAAAGGAAATCTGAATTGGGAATCGGTGCTGGCGAAAGTCGCGCCGCAGGGGATGCCCGACCGGCGCGCGATCATTCCGCCGGAACGCGTCAATTACCTGACCGAAATCGCGCAGACCGTGCGCGGTTACAAGGCTTGGGCGAAGGAGCAGGCCGACATCGCCGACGCGCTTTACGGAATCTGGGCCGCACTATCGATTTTGGGCGATGACGTTCCGTGCAGGCTCGCGGATTATCCCGCGGACGCGCCCGCGCCGGCAAGCGACGCGATTTCCGATTTGCGCGCGGAGTGGGCGAAGCATACGGCGAGGCTGGACCCGCGGTGCAGGAAAATGCTCGCGGAGACGCCGGAGCTTTATCGGGATTATTCCGGCGACGAATTCGTATACAAAGTGCGCGGAAAGGAAATCCGCGTCCCCCTGTGGAGCGAGTCGCTGTCGCATACGAAAATCCCGAAGGTGATCCTGCCGAAGTACAGGAGCTGGGGGGATATGCTTCAGTGGATGCTTCTGGAAAACGTGCCGGGCAGGTTTCCGTTTACCGCCGGGGTGTTTCCGTTCAAGCGCACGTACGAGGATCCGACTCGGATGTTCGCCGGCGAAGGCACGCCGGAGCGGACGAACAAACGCTTCCATTTTCTTTCGAGCGCGTACGAAGCCAAGCGGCTTTCGACGGCGTTCGATTCCGTCACTCTGTACGGCGAAGACCCCGCAAAGCGGCCCGACATTTACGGCAAGATAGGCAACAGCGGAGTCTCGGTATGCACGCTGGACGACATGAAAAAGCTGTACGCGGGATTCGACCTGTGCAATCCTCTCACGAGCGTGAGCATGACCATAAACGGGCCGGCGCCGATGATCCTCGCCATGTTTTTCAACACCGCGATCGACCAGCAGGTTGATAAGTTCAGGGCTGAAAAGGGTAGGGCGCCGTCGGACGAGGAATACGCGGAAATAAAGGCCGCAGTGCTGTCGAACGTGCGCGGAACGGTGCAGGCGGATATTCTGAAGGAAGACCAGGGCCAAAACACATGCATTTTTTCCACCGAATTCGCGCTCAAGATGATGGGGGACATCCAGCAGTATTTCATCGACAACAACATCCGCAACTTTTACAGCGTGTCTATTTCCGGCTATCACATCGCGGAGGCCGGCGCGAATCCCATCAGCCAGCTTGCGTTCACGCTGGCGAATGGATTCACATATGTGGAATATTACCGGGCGCGCGGAATGGACGTCAACGCGTTCGGGCCGAATCTGTCGTTCTTTTTCTCGAACGGGATGGAGGCGGAGTACGCGGTAATCGGAAGGGTCGCGCGGCGGATATGGGCGATCGCGCTGCGCGATCTGTACGGCGCCGACGAGCGCGCGCAGATGCTCAAGTACCACATCCAGACGAGCGGGCGCAGCCTGCACGCGCAGGAGATTTCGTTCAACGACATCCGCACCACGCTTCAGGCGCTGCTGGCGATTTACGACAACGCGCAGAGCCTGCACACGAACGCGTACGACGAGGCGATTACGACGCCCACGGAGGAAAGCGTGCGCCGCGCGCTGGCAATCCAGATGATCGTCAACCGGGAGTTCGGGCTGGTCAAGTGCGAGAACGCGTCGCAGGGCAGCTTCATCATTGAAGAGCTGACCAATCTGGTCGAGGAAGCGGTGCTGGATCTTTTCAACCAGATTTCGGAGAGGGGGGGTGTGCTTGGCGCGATGGAGCTGCAATTCCAGCGCGGGCGCATCCAGGAGGAGTCGCTTTACTACGAGGAGCTGAAGCACAGCGGACAGTATCCGATAATCGGAGTCAACACGTTTCAGGATCCGGCGACGCTTGCCCCCGACTGGCGTCCCGACACGCCGCCGCTGATACGCTCGACCGAGGAGGAGAAGGCGGAGCAGCTTAATAACCTGCGCGCGTTCCAGGCGCGGAACGCGGACAAAAGCACAGCCGCGCTGGCGCGGCTGCGCGAAGTGGCGCTCACCGGAGGCAACATCTTCGGCGAGCTTATGGAGACGGTCAAGTACTGCTCGCTGGGCGAAATCACGAACCTGCTGTACGAGGTCGGGGGGAAATACAGGAGGAATATGTAG
- a CDS encoding site-specific DNA-methyltransferase, whose protein sequence is MAKRESAKRGTKTSGFGVSKRESHDASKFYKSRLYEGLPKEDKDAVEPPPPAEIPPWANKIYCADSRDMSFIPDNSIALMVTSPPYNVSKDYDADLTLKEYLDLLAAVFAETKRVLIPGGRMCINVAGVGRKPYIPLHHYIGQICTHDLGLLMRGEIIWDKSASSGVSCAWGSFRSPTNPTLRDVHEYILVFSKGKYRRDARPQLQTTEAQGSREEERTAKAQRRGDVLVGAQCVRPQSSRRDATAEPVEGKVSEPREGDAAAISAAGGFGISSEEFTEYTKSVWRFPTVSAKRAGHPAPFPEELPARLIKLYTFPGVYSDISASAHGGPCESSQSKKLIAAPDIVLDPFCGSGTTCIAAAKLRRGYVGVDKDEEYCARAQTNISAVGAAGSRPYLQSN, encoded by the coding sequence ATGGCGAAGCGGGAATCGGCCAAGCGCGGCACCAAAACAAGCGGATTCGGAGTCTCCAAGCGGGAGTCGCACGACGCATCCAAGTTTTACAAATCCAGGCTTTACGAAGGGCTGCCCAAGGAGGATAAGGATGCCGTAGAGCCGCCGCCGCCCGCGGAAATCCCCCCCTGGGCGAACAAAATCTACTGCGCCGACAGCCGCGACATGAGTTTCATCCCCGACAACTCCATCGCTCTGATGGTCACCTCGCCGCCTTACAACGTGAGCAAGGACTACGACGCCGACCTGACGCTAAAGGAATACCTCGACCTGCTAGCCGCCGTCTTCGCGGAAACCAAACGGGTGCTAATCCCCGGCGGGCGGATGTGCATAAACGTCGCCGGCGTGGGCCGCAAGCCGTACATCCCGCTGCACCATTACATCGGCCAAATTTGCACGCACGATTTGGGGTTGCTGATGCGCGGCGAGATAATCTGGGACAAAAGCGCATCCAGCGGCGTAAGCTGCGCGTGGGGCAGCTTCCGGTCGCCTACGAATCCGACGCTGCGCGACGTGCACGAGTACATCCTGGTGTTCAGCAAGGGGAAGTACCGGCGGGACGCGCGGCCGCAATTGCAAACCACAGAGGCGCAGGGGAGCAGAGAGGAAGAACGAACCGCAAAGGCACAGAGGCGCGGAGATGTACTCGTAGGGGCGCAATGCGTGCGCCCGCAATCGAGCCGCAGGGACGCAACGGCAGAACCGGTTGAAGGCAAAGTTTCGGAGCCGCGGGAAGGTGACGCCGCGGCGATTTCCGCCGCCGGCGGATTCGGCATCTCATCCGAGGAATTCACCGAATACACGAAATCGGTCTGGCGGTTCCCGACGGTCAGCGCAAAGCGGGCGGGGCATCCCGCGCCGTTCCCGGAGGAACTTCCGGCAAGGCTGATCAAGCTGTACACGTTTCCGGGCGTGTATTCGGACATTTCCGCCTCCGCGCACGGCGGTCCATGCGAATCGAGTCAATCCAAGAAGCTAATCGCCGCGCCGGATATCGTCCTCGATCCGTTCTGCGGAAGCGGGACGACATGCATCGCCGCGGCGAAACTGCGGCGGGGATATGTGGGGGTGGATAAGGATGAGGAGTATTGCGCGAGGGCTCAGACCAACATTTCAGCTGTAGGGGCGGCTGGCAGCCGCCCGTATTTACAATCGAATTAG
- a CDS encoding fumarate hydratase encodes MREIEASKITECVERLCREAAFYLPEDVKARFREMQANEESPVGRLVMEQLLANAEIAANEQVPMCQDTGLAVVFVEWGQDCHLSGATLQEAVDEGVRRAYKDNFLRKSVYSHPYRRDKNTGDNTPAIVHLKMVAGDKVKITLAAKGGGSENMSAVAMMKPADGVEGVKRFVVEQVKKAGSNPCPPIIVGVGIGGNFERVAQLAKESLLCPLDEANPDPELAALEAELLELVNKTGVGPGGLGGTQTAAAVKVKMAPCHIASFPVAVNIQCNAARHKEGEV; translated from the coding sequence ATCAGGGAGATCGAAGCGTCGAAAATTACCGAATGCGTGGAGCGGCTGTGCCGGGAGGCGGCGTTTTACCTGCCGGAGGACGTGAAGGCGCGTTTCCGCGAAATGCAGGCGAACGAGGAAAGCCCGGTCGGCAGGCTCGTGATGGAGCAGCTTCTGGCGAACGCGGAAATCGCGGCCAACGAGCAGGTTCCGATGTGCCAGGACACGGGGCTTGCGGTCGTCTTCGTCGAGTGGGGGCAGGACTGCCACCTGTCGGGCGCGACGCTGCAGGAGGCCGTGGACGAGGGCGTGCGCCGGGCGTACAAGGACAACTTCCTGCGCAAGAGCGTCTATTCGCATCCGTACAGGCGCGACAAGAACACGGGCGACAACACGCCCGCGATAGTGCACCTGAAAATGGTCGCGGGCGACAAAGTGAAAATCACGCTCGCGGCTAAGGGCGGCGGAAGCGAGAACATGAGCGCGGTGGCGATGATGAAGCCGGCGGACGGCGTGGAAGGCGTCAAGCGGTTCGTCGTCGAGCAGGTTAAGAAAGCGGGCTCGAACCCCTGCCCGCCGATAATCGTCGGCGTCGGGATCGGCGGCAACTTCGAGCGCGTGGCGCAGCTTGCGAAAGAATCCCTCCTTTGCCCGCTCGACGAGGCCAATCCCGACCCGGAGCTTGCGGCGCTGGAAGCCGAATTGCTGGAACTCGTGAACAAAACCGGCGTAGGGCCGGGCGGCCTGGGCGGGACGCAGACCGCCGCCGCGGTCAAGGTGAAAATGGCGCCCTGCCACATCGCGAGCTTCCCCGTCGCGGTGAACATCCAATGCAACGCCGCACGGCATAAGGAGGGGGAGGTGTGA
- a CDS encoding enoyl-CoA hydratase/isomerase family protein: MDFDFTTLEVDDSPPVAHIWLNRPDRHNAFNATVIEELTHAFIALGINPDVRTIILGGTGRSFSAGADLDWMAQSAELDKEANMEETLKMARMYSSIFRCPKPVIARVHGAALGGGMGLVAACDIAVASERALFGFTEVRLGIAPSVISPFVIYKIGAAAAHRYFLTGERFDAEEAMRIGLVASVQPPEALDTAISKIANELCQGAPDAQAQIKWLIARVADFKPEDFESYTAELIAAMRASDEGQEGLRSFLARSKPPWVEARPAADTVDTEV, translated from the coding sequence ATGGACTTCGATTTCACAACGCTGGAAGTTGACGATTCGCCTCCGGTGGCCCACATCTGGCTGAACCGGCCCGACCGGCACAACGCGTTCAACGCCACCGTGATAGAAGAGCTGACGCACGCCTTCATAGCGCTCGGAATCAACCCGGACGTGCGCACGATCATCCTCGGCGGAACCGGCCGTTCTTTCTCCGCGGGAGCAGACCTGGACTGGATGGCGCAGTCCGCCGAATTGGACAAGGAGGCGAACATGGAGGAGACGCTCAAGATGGCGCGGATGTACTCCTCCATTTTCCGCTGCCCAAAGCCGGTTATCGCCCGCGTCCACGGCGCGGCGCTCGGCGGCGGGATGGGACTTGTCGCCGCCTGCGACATCGCCGTCGCCAGCGAGCGCGCGCTGTTCGGATTCACCGAAGTGCGCCTCGGCATCGCGCCCAGCGTAATCTCCCCGTTCGTGATTTACAAGATCGGCGCGGCCGCGGCGCACCGCTATTTCCTCACGGGAGAGCGGTTCGATGCGGAAGAAGCGATGCGGATCGGCCTCGTCGCGTCCGTCCAGCCGCCGGAGGCGCTGGATACCGCGATTTCCAAAATCGCCAACGAGCTTTGCCAGGGCGCGCCGGACGCGCAGGCGCAGATCAAATGGCTGATCGCGCGCGTTGCGGACTTCAAGCCCGAGGATTTCGAAAGCTACACCGCCGAGCTTATCGCGGCGATGCGCGCAAGCGACGAAGGCCAGGAGGGACTGCGGTCGTTCCTGGCGCGTTCCAAGCCTCCGTGGGTCGAGGCCCGGCCAGCCGCGGACACGGTGGATACCGAAGTTTAG
- a CDS encoding isoleucine--tRNA ligase, whose protein sequence is MGKFKKVDTGYNFPELDREMLALWKERDVFARSIAKEAPKGKYLFYEGPPTANNSPHIGNMLTRILKDLFPRFRTMQGFHVKRKGGWDCHGLPVEIEMEKRLGLTEKNEIESLKPTREESIAFFNDKCRESVLEYVDDWVEQTHRIGFWLDTADAYFTMDNKYIESVWWILSRMFARGLLYKGHKILPYCPLCGTTLSSHEVAQNYQEVKDPSVTVRMRIKPGQSFGGFTADDATSFLVWTTTPWTLLSNVAVCVHPEVTYVAIEHEDAKAGKERLVLAKPLLAAYALENAPVLAEFPGAALERVEYTPLYPDLGTQGKDCWYATLGEFVTTEDGTGIVHIAPAFGEDDYKIGLKYDLPVNCAVRLDGGLVPEVEANHESWKGKLIKNFGQGEGVDPDVITDLKYRGLLFKSEKYAHQYPYCWRHDTPLIYYAIDSWFFKTTAIKDELVAANKRVEWRPEHVRDGRMGNWLEGVIDWAVSRNRYWGTPLPIWINDKTGEMRCFGSYAELFDAAGISAPADFYDLAQFNPHRPYIDKIEWSDGNGGTWRRVPEVIDCWFDAGSMPYAQVHFPFERDKFPLTDWWPASFISEGIDQTRGWFFTLQVIGTFLANDPEFQKLAAETGDKSVVDERPPAYRVCIANGHVLDEQGRKMSKRLGNVVNLMDVAERQGADAARWYFFQAQPLGPIRFFDRAVRESQQQFLIPLYNVYSFFTIYANIDDFDPVEHRVSDGDLSLLDRWIRGRFAHTAKKVTDFLEGYHITDCTQVLVEFVDHLSNWYLRRSRRRFWQSEKNADKWAAYSTLYEILVGMARLCAPFIPFLAESIYQNLAAGKLPGALDSVHLETWPEPDLARVDEALDADMHDVLLAVNLGRSARAVGKVKIRQPLSAATMVSTDAGKLARLERYSEIIAEELNVKEIRFASDSAHFVEKRAKLNFPVAGPRLGKLLPKAKAAVESLEDVSSFVSALERDGKAEVTVDGAPLEILASEVDVQIIQQEGTACQAAEDLLVVLDTHITPELLAEGRARELVNRIQTRRKELDLNYEARVYLKLALPPELANDLRAHKDYICAEVLATDWKEEPSLSGEYAVDTEIDGYPLSFMIGTV, encoded by the coding sequence ATGGGCAAGTTCAAAAAAGTTGATACGGGCTACAACTTTCCCGAATTGGACAGGGAAATGCTCGCGCTTTGGAAGGAGCGCGACGTATTCGCGCGCAGTATAGCCAAAGAAGCGCCCAAGGGAAAGTATTTGTTCTACGAAGGCCCGCCGACCGCGAACAACAGCCCGCACATCGGAAATATGCTCACCAGGATTTTGAAAGACCTGTTTCCCCGCTTTCGCACGATGCAGGGCTTTCACGTCAAGCGCAAAGGCGGCTGGGACTGCCATGGCCTGCCCGTCGAAATCGAAATGGAAAAGCGTCTCGGCCTCACCGAGAAAAACGAAATCGAGTCGCTCAAGCCCACGCGCGAGGAATCCATCGCGTTTTTCAACGACAAGTGCAGGGAAAGCGTGCTCGAATACGTTGACGACTGGGTGGAGCAGACTCACCGCATCGGATTCTGGCTGGATACTGCCGACGCGTATTTCACCATGGACAACAAGTACATCGAGTCCGTTTGGTGGATACTTTCGCGGATGTTCGCGCGCGGCCTCCTATACAAGGGGCACAAGATACTTCCATATTGCCCGCTTTGCGGAACCACTCTGTCAAGCCACGAAGTCGCGCAGAATTACCAGGAAGTGAAGGATCCGTCCGTAACGGTGCGGATGCGAATCAAGCCCGGCCAATCATTCGGCGGATTCACCGCGGACGACGCGACGAGCTTCCTCGTTTGGACTACGACGCCGTGGACGCTTTTATCCAACGTCGCGGTCTGCGTGCATCCGGAAGTCACTTATGTCGCAATAGAGCATGAGGACGCGAAGGCGGGCAAGGAAAGGCTCGTTCTCGCGAAGCCCCTCCTGGCCGCTTATGCTTTGGAAAACGCCCCTGTGCTGGCGGAGTTCCCCGGCGCGGCGCTTGAGCGCGTGGAGTACACGCCGCTTTATCCGGATCTCGGCACGCAGGGCAAAGACTGCTGGTACGCGACGCTGGGCGAATTCGTGACGACGGAGGACGGCACGGGCATCGTCCACATCGCGCCCGCGTTCGGCGAAGACGACTACAAAATCGGATTGAAATACGACCTGCCGGTGAATTGCGCGGTGCGGCTGGACGGCGGGCTTGTGCCCGAAGTCGAGGCCAACCACGAGTCATGGAAAGGCAAGCTGATAAAAAACTTCGGCCAGGGCGAAGGCGTCGATCCGGACGTCATCACCGACCTCAAGTACCGCGGCCTTCTGTTCAAGAGCGAGAAGTACGCGCACCAGTATCCTTACTGCTGGCGACACGACACGCCGCTTATCTATTACGCGATCGACAGCTGGTTTTTCAAGACGACCGCGATAAAGGACGAACTCGTCGCGGCGAACAAGCGCGTCGAATGGCGGCCCGAGCATGTACGCGACGGCCGGATGGGCAACTGGCTGGAAGGCGTTATCGACTGGGCGGTATCGCGCAACCGTTACTGGGGAACCCCGCTTCCGATCTGGATAAACGACAAGACCGGCGAGATGCGCTGCTTCGGAAGCTACGCGGAGCTGTTCGACGCGGCGGGCATATCCGCACCCGCGGATTTCTACGATCTCGCGCAATTCAATCCGCACCGCCCGTACATAGACAAAATCGAATGGAGCGACGGAAACGGCGGAACCTGGCGCCGCGTCCCTGAAGTCATAGACTGCTGGTTCGACGCGGGCTCGATGCCGTACGCGCAGGTGCATTTCCCGTTCGAGCGGGACAAGTTTCCGCTGACCGACTGGTGGCCTGCGAGTTTCATCTCGGAAGGGATAGACCAGACGCGCGGATGGTTTTTCACGCTGCAAGTTATCGGCACGTTTCTAGCGAACGATCCGGAATTTCAAAAGCTCGCTGCGGAAACTGGCGACAAATCGGTGGTGGACGAGCGGCCGCCCGCTTACCGCGTCTGCATCGCGAACGGACACGTCCTCGACGAGCAGGGACGAAAAATGAGCAAGCGGCTCGGCAACGTCGTCAACCTGATGGACGTCGCGGAGCGCCAGGGCGCGGACGCCGCGCGCTGGTACTTCTTCCAGGCCCAGCCGCTCGGACCGATTCGGTTCTTCGACCGCGCCGTGCGCGAAAGCCAGCAGCAGTTTTTGATCCCGCTGTACAACGTGTACAGCTTTTTCACGATCTACGCGAACATAGACGATTTCGATCCCGTGGAGCACCGCGTTTCGGACGGCGATTTGTCGCTTCTCGACCGGTGGATCCGCGGCCGGTTCGCGCACACCGCGAAAAAAGTCACCGATTTCCTTGAAGGCTATCACATCACCGATTGCACCCAGGTGCTTGTCGAGTTCGTGGATCACCTGTCGAATTGGTATCTGCGCCGCAGCCGCCGCCGGTTCTGGCAAAGCGAAAAAAACGCGGACAAATGGGCGGCGTACTCGACGCTGTACGAAATCCTGGTCGGAATGGCAAGGCTTTGCGCGCCGTTCATCCCGTTTTTGGCGGAATCCATATATCAAAATCTTGCGGCAGGCAAACTGCCGGGCGCGCTCGACAGCGTGCATCTCGAAACCTGGCCCGAACCGGACCTTGCGCGCGTGGACGAGGCGCTTGACGCGGACATGCACGACGTGCTGCTCGCGGTAAATCTCGGACGCAGCGCGCGCGCGGTGGGCAAGGTGAAAATCCGCCAGCCGCTTTCCGCGGCGACGATGGTCAGCACGGATGCTGGCAAGCTTGCGCGGCTGGAAAGATATTCGGAAATAATCGCGGAAGAATTGAACGTCAAAGAAATCCGGTTCGCGAGCGATTCCGCGCATTTCGTCGAGAAGCGCGCAAAGCTCAATTTCCCTGTCGCGGGGCCGCGCCTTGGCAAGCTTTTGCCGAAGGCGAAAGCCGCCGTCGAATCCCTGGAAGACGTTTCATCCTTTGTATCCGCATTGGAACGCGACGGAAAGGCGGAAGTGACGGTTGACGGCGCGCCGCTGGAAATACTCGCGAGCGAAGTGGATGTGCAGATAATCCAGCAGGAGGGCACGGCCTGCCAGGCCGCGGAAGACCTCCTCGTCGTCCTCGACACGCACATAACGCCGGAGCTTCTGGCGGAAGGGCGCGCGCGGGAGCTGGTCAACCGCATCCAGACTCGGCGCAAGGAGCTGGATTTGAATTACGAGGCGCGCGTATATCTGAAGCTGGCATTGCCGCCCGAGCTTGCGAACGATTTGCGCGCGCATAAGGATTATATTTGCGCTGAAGTATTGGCCACCGATTGGAAAGAAGAACCATCGCTTTCAGGCGAATACGCGGTTGACACGGAAATAGACGGATATCCGCTTAGCTTTATGATTGGAACCGTCTAA